A portion of the Corynebacterium jeikeium genome contains these proteins:
- a CDS encoding homoserine kinase → MAQELFPGQKVTVTVAGSSANLGPGFDTLGLAVALYDIVEVEVIESGVVVEIHGEGEVDLPRNESNLVLRAIRAGLRAAGVEAPGLKVICHNTIPQSRGLGSSAAAAVAGVAAANGLAGFPLTDDQVIQESSVFEGHPDNAGASVLGGAVVSWTDKPVDGRTAPQYRAVSIPVHESIQATALVPAFHASTNAVRQVLPSDVSHVDARFNVSRTAVMTAALQSHPELLWEGTRDRLHQPYRSDVLPVTAEWVNRLRNRGYAAFLSGAGPTCMVLGTTAVDEKILDDAREAGIKVMELGIGEPVKVVVDG, encoded by the coding sequence ATGGCACAGGAGCTTTTCCCGGGTCAGAAGGTCACCGTCACGGTTGCAGGTTCGTCAGCGAACTTGGGCCCGGGCTTCGACACCCTGGGGTTGGCAGTTGCGCTCTACGACATCGTCGAGGTCGAGGTCATCGAGTCCGGTGTCGTCGTTGAAATTCACGGCGAGGGCGAAGTCGACCTGCCGCGCAACGAATCTAATCTGGTTTTGCGCGCGATTCGCGCGGGCCTTCGCGCCGCAGGAGTCGAGGCACCGGGGCTGAAGGTTATTTGCCACAACACCATTCCGCAGTCGCGCGGTCTAGGCTCTTCCGCAGCCGCCGCCGTTGCTGGTGTCGCTGCCGCTAACGGTCTGGCGGGCTTCCCGCTTACCGATGACCAGGTAATCCAAGAATCCTCGGTATTCGAAGGCCACCCGGATAACGCTGGCGCATCCGTTCTCGGCGGGGCAGTGGTCAGCTGGACTGACAAGCCTGTCGATGGTCGCACCGCACCTCAGTACCGAGCAGTGAGCATTCCGGTGCATGAGTCCATTCAGGCGACCGCACTCGTACCGGCATTCCACGCCTCCACGAATGCAGTCCGTCAGGTGCTGCCGAGCGATGTTTCGCATGTCGACGCTCGTTTCAATGTCTCCCGTACTGCGGTTATGACCGCAGCGCTGCAGTCCCACCCGGAACTGCTGTGGGAGGGAACGCGAGATCGCCTGCACCAGCCGTACCGCTCCGACGTGCTGCCGGTGACCGCAGAGTGGGTCAACCGCCTGCGCAACCGTGGCTACGCGGCATTCCTCTCGGGTGCTGGTCCGACCTGTATGGTTCTGGGAACTACTGCAGTAGATGAGAAGATCTTGGACGATGCCCGCGAGGCTGGCATCAAGGTCATGGAGCTGGGAATCGGTGAGCCGGTTAAGGTCGTGGTCGACGGCTAA
- a CDS encoding long-chain fatty-acid--CoA ligase — translation MRSTMPHIPLNIAQIVEYGRTIHGRTPVTSWNSDGPETTTFAAIAARASALAHALRDELGIDGDQRIATLMYNCAEHFEVFLGVASMGAVFQPLNKQLMPDQIVHIINHADDQVIIADPTEIELLAEVLPHCPRVRAVIIIGIGDLSDVAEQLPDGIPWYSYESLIDGRPSRFDWPELDENSGAAMCYSTGTEGAPKGVVYSHRSLYLHSLNMRTTDSFAISHGNPWLCCVPIYHVLSWGVPLASFMCGASLIFPGADLSAPRLAEIIETSMPRVAQGVPTLWINLMAHYLSNPPKRMSLQEIFSGGSPVPPALIRLWEERYGVDVIHFWGMTETSPIGTVARPPYGASGEARERYRVSQGRFPDIMQFRIVDDNDRVLDLHDRNQGELQVRGNTVTGGYYSSPEAQDGGTAHFFRGAEVDEASEQFTEDGWLRTGDVGSITHDGYLTIHDRARDVIRSGGEWIYSAQLENFVMESPQVLECAIIGMPDKKWGERPLAITVLMPEVEQSKETAEMLRDELRPKLPKWMLPEYWAFVDSIDKTSVGKFDKKDLRSHLSAGQYSIVKLKGPGEK, via the coding sequence ATGCGCAGTACGATGCCTCATATTCCTCTCAATATCGCTCAGATTGTGGAATACGGTCGCACCATTCACGGTCGGACTCCGGTGACCTCCTGGAACAGTGACGGCCCCGAGACCACCACTTTTGCCGCCATCGCCGCACGCGCTAGTGCGCTGGCACATGCACTTCGCGATGAGCTCGGCATCGACGGGGATCAGCGCATCGCTACCCTGATGTACAACTGCGCCGAACACTTCGAGGTCTTCCTCGGCGTCGCCTCCATGGGCGCGGTATTCCAGCCGCTGAACAAGCAGCTCATGCCGGATCAGATTGTGCACATTATCAATCACGCCGATGACCAGGTCATCATCGCGGACCCGACCGAGATCGAACTGCTCGCCGAGGTTCTTCCGCACTGCCCGCGCGTCCGCGCTGTCATCATTATCGGTATCGGTGATCTGTCTGACGTGGCTGAGCAACTGCCGGATGGTATCCCGTGGTACTCCTACGAATCGCTCATCGACGGACGCCCCAGCCGCTTCGACTGGCCTGAGCTCGATGAAAACTCCGGTGCAGCCATGTGCTATTCGACGGGCACCGAGGGCGCACCTAAAGGTGTCGTCTACAGCCACCGTTCGCTGTACTTGCACAGCCTGAATATGCGCACCACTGACTCCTTTGCCATCTCGCATGGAAACCCGTGGCTTTGCTGTGTGCCCATTTATCACGTCCTGTCCTGGGGCGTGCCGCTGGCCTCCTTCATGTGCGGGGCGTCGCTAATCTTCCCCGGCGCGGACCTGTCCGCACCGCGTCTGGCAGAAATCATCGAAACCTCAATGCCGCGCGTAGCTCAGGGCGTGCCGACGCTGTGGATTAACCTCATGGCACACTACCTCAGCAATCCTCCGAAGCGCATGAGTCTGCAGGAGATTTTCTCGGGCGGTTCTCCTGTCCCACCTGCATTGATTCGGCTATGGGAAGAGCGCTACGGTGTCGATGTCATCCACTTCTGGGGCATGACCGAGACTTCGCCTATCGGTACCGTGGCACGACCTCCGTACGGCGCCTCCGGTGAGGCCCGCGAACGCTACCGTGTCAGCCAAGGACGTTTCCCGGACATCATGCAGTTCCGCATTGTTGATGACAACGACCGCGTGCTCGACCTGCATGACCGCAACCAGGGTGAGCTGCAGGTGCGCGGCAACACGGTCACCGGAGGCTACTACAGCTCTCCGGAGGCTCAAGATGGAGGCACCGCGCACTTCTTCCGCGGTGCGGAGGTCGACGAGGCTAGCGAACAGTTCACCGAGGACGGGTGGCTCCGCACTGGCGATGTCGGCTCGATTACTCACGACGGCTACCTGACTATTCATGACCGTGCTCGCGATGTCATTCGTTCCGGTGGTGAGTGGATCTACTCCGCTCAGCTGGAAAACTTCGTAATGGAAAGCCCACAGGTACTCGAGTGCGCGATTATCGGCATGCCAGATAAAAAGTGGGGTGAGCGCCCACTGGCCATTACGGTGCTGATGCCGGAAGTTGAACAGAGCAAGGAGACCGCTGAAATGCTCCGCGATGAACTGCGGCCAAAGCTGCCAAAGTGGATGCTGCCGGAGTACTGGGCCTTCGTGGACTCAATCGATAAGACCTCAGTGGGCAAGTTCGACAAGAAAGACCTGCGCTCGCACTTGAGCGCAGGTCAGTACAGCATCGTGAAACTGAAGGGGCCGGGCGAAAAGTAG
- a CDS encoding transcription termination factor Rho has protein sequence MTDTDTTATAGGPENLAALRMAELREIASSKGIRGISAMRKHELIEAIKNGAPAAGSAPARKSRAKKAAAGAADTGSKAKDAKESPSESADKGSSKSADKSDKGNDKRDDANADGREEMSRSQQRRNRRNRARQREQENQDDRSNDSRDDSDNGNDRGDRNDNRNDRNDRNDRGDRNDRNNRNDRNNHDRDNDDEGRGNRNNRRGRNNNRNNDRNNHDDDGRGNRNRRNRRNRRDRRGRDNNGGGHGGQDEIREDDVLQPVAGIVDVLDNKTAFVRTSGYLPGSNDVLVSAQMVRKYGLRKGDAVTGQVRMPRENGSGQVTHGNGRNRRKYNPLVKVETVNGIDPEQAKQRPNFAKLTPLYPNRRLRLETEQKILTTRVIDLIMPIGKGQRALIVSPPKAGKTTILQNIANAIATNNPECYMMVVLVDERPEEVTDMQRSVRGEVIASTFDRPPSDHTAVAELAIERAKRLVEQGQDVVVLLDSITRLGRAYNNSSPASGRILSGGVDSNALYPPKRFLGAARNIEEGGSLTIIATAMVETGSAGDTVIFEEFKGTGNAELKLDRKISERRVFPAVDVNPSGTRKDELLLSTEEARIMHKLRRILSALESQAAIDLLIKQLKKTRNNKEFLMQVASSAPMAADVDVDDML, from the coding sequence GTGACCGATACGGACACCACTGCCACGGCAGGCGGCCCAGAGAATCTTGCGGCCCTCCGAATGGCAGAACTGCGTGAAATCGCTTCCAGCAAGGGCATTCGCGGCATCTCCGCCATGCGCAAGCATGAGCTGATTGAGGCCATTAAGAATGGTGCCCCGGCTGCTGGTTCCGCTCCAGCTCGGAAATCTCGCGCGAAGAAGGCTGCGGCTGGGGCTGCGGATACCGGCTCCAAGGCGAAGGATGCCAAGGAATCGCCGTCGGAAAGCGCGGATAAGGGTTCCAGTAAGAGCGCCGACAAGAGCGACAAGGGCAACGACAAGCGAGACGACGCCAACGCGGATGGTCGCGAGGAGATGTCCCGTTCTCAGCAGCGTCGAAATCGTCGTAACCGTGCTCGTCAGCGCGAGCAGGAGAATCAGGACGATCGCAGCAACGATAGCCGCGACGATTCCGATAACGGCAACGACCGCGGTGATCGCAACGACAATCGCAACGATCGTAATGATCGTAATGACCGCGGTGATCGCAACGACCGTAATAACCGCAACGATCGCAACAACCACGATCGAGACAACGACGATGAAGGCCGCGGCAACCGCAACAACCGCCGCGGTCGCAACAACAATCGCAATAACGACCGCAATAACCATGACGATGACGGTCGTGGCAACCGTAACCGCCGCAACCGTCGCAATCGCCGCGACCGTCGCGGACGCGATAACAACGGTGGGGGACACGGCGGTCAGGACGAGATCCGCGAGGATGACGTTCTCCAGCCGGTGGCTGGCATCGTCGATGTGCTAGATAACAAGACCGCATTCGTGCGCACGTCCGGATACCTGCCGGGCTCTAACGATGTGCTGGTGTCCGCGCAAATGGTTCGTAAATACGGTCTGCGCAAGGGCGACGCCGTCACTGGTCAGGTCCGCATGCCGCGTGAGAATGGCTCGGGCCAGGTCACTCATGGCAACGGCCGTAATCGCCGCAAGTACAACCCGCTGGTCAAGGTCGAAACTGTAAACGGCATCGATCCGGAGCAGGCAAAGCAGCGGCCGAACTTCGCTAAGCTCACCCCGCTGTACCCGAACCGTCGCCTGCGTCTGGAGACCGAGCAGAAGATCCTCACCACTCGCGTCATCGACCTGATTATGCCGATTGGTAAGGGTCAGCGTGCGCTCATCGTTTCGCCGCCGAAGGCCGGTAAGACCACGATCCTGCAGAACATCGCGAACGCTATCGCGACGAACAACCCCGAGTGCTACATGATGGTCGTGCTTGTCGACGAGCGCCCGGAGGAAGTCACCGACATGCAGCGCAGTGTCCGTGGCGAGGTTATTGCTTCTACCTTCGACCGCCCGCCGTCAGATCACACGGCAGTGGCCGAGTTGGCTATTGAGCGTGCAAAGCGTCTGGTGGAACAGGGGCAGGACGTCGTCGTACTGCTGGACTCCATTACCCGCCTTGGCCGTGCGTACAACAACTCTTCGCCGGCATCGGGACGAATCCTCTCCGGTGGTGTGGACTCCAACGCTCTGTACCCACCGAAGCGCTTCTTGGGTGCTGCCCGAAACATCGAGGAAGGCGGCAGCCTCACCATCATCGCCACCGCGATGGTGGAGACCGGCTCCGCAGGCGATACCGTCATCTTCGAGGAGTTCAAGGGCACCGGTAACGCCGAGCTGAAGCTCGACCGTAAAATCTCCGAGCGCCGCGTGTTCCCGGCAGTGGATGTCAACCCGTCGGGTACTCGTAAGGATGAGCTGCTGCTCAGCACGGAGGAGGCTCGCATTATGCACAAGCTGCGCCGCATCCTCTCCGCGCTGGAGTCGCAGGCTGCTATTGACCTGTTGATTAAGCAGCTGAAGAAGACCCGGAACAATAAGGAATTCCTGATGCAGGTGGCTTCTTCTGCACCAATGGCCGCCGACGTTGATGTGGACGACATGCTTTAG
- a CDS encoding peptide chain release factor 1: protein MANQVSAVDDILSEYHGLEAQLADPELHNDPKAARKVGKRFNELQPVIQTHKKLTEVQDDLEAAREMAYEDSEFAAEAERLTAEAEELEEKLADLLAPRDPHDSDDIVMELKSGAGGEEAALFAGELARMYQRYAEKHGFTTEILGLSESDLGGVKDMTMSIRAKTPSRDGAWSVFKFEGGVHRVQRVPVTESQGRIQTSAAGVLVYPEPDEVEDIQIDEKDLRVDVYRSSGKGGQGVNTTDSAVRLTHLPTGLVVTCQKERSQIQNKARAMQVLAARLQQMKEEEIAEAASDQRKSQVRNMDRSERIRTYNFPENRVSDHRIGYKAHNLDSVLGGDMDDLLKALHDAERAERLEAE, encoded by the coding sequence ATGGCTAATCAGGTTTCCGCAGTTGACGACATCCTCTCCGAATACCACGGGCTCGAGGCGCAGCTGGCTGACCCCGAGCTGCACAACGACCCGAAGGCTGCCCGTAAGGTCGGCAAGCGCTTCAATGAGCTGCAGCCGGTCATTCAGACTCACAAGAAGCTGACTGAGGTCCAGGATGACCTGGAGGCAGCTCGCGAGATGGCATACGAGGACTCCGAGTTCGCAGCTGAGGCTGAGCGTCTCACTGCCGAGGCAGAGGAACTCGAGGAGAAGCTCGCCGACCTGCTGGCTCCGCGCGATCCGCACGACAGCGATGACATCGTTATGGAGCTCAAGTCCGGTGCCGGCGGTGAGGAGGCTGCGCTCTTCGCAGGTGAGCTCGCTCGCATGTACCAGCGCTATGCAGAAAAGCACGGCTTTACCACCGAGATTCTCGGTCTGTCCGAGTCTGATCTCGGCGGCGTGAAGGACATGACTATGTCCATCCGAGCCAAGACTCCGTCCCGCGACGGTGCGTGGAGCGTGTTCAAGTTTGAAGGTGGCGTCCACCGCGTGCAGCGCGTGCCGGTTACCGAATCTCAGGGCCGTATTCAAACGTCCGCCGCTGGTGTGCTGGTCTACCCGGAGCCCGACGAGGTCGAAGACATCCAGATTGATGAAAAGGATCTGCGTGTCGACGTCTACCGCTCCTCCGGTAAGGGCGGTCAGGGTGTTAACACGACTGACTCCGCCGTTCGCCTGACGCACCTTCCGACTGGTCTCGTTGTTACCTGTCAGAAGGAACGCTCGCAGATTCAGAACAAGGCCCGCGCTATGCAGGTCCTTGCTGCTCGACTGCAGCAGATGAAGGAAGAGGAGATCGCCGAGGCTGCCTCTGACCAGCGTAAGTCTCAGGTGCGCAACATGGATCGCTCCGAGCGCATCCGCACTTACAACTTCCCGGAGAACCGCGTTTCCGATCACCGCATCGGTTACAAGGCTCACAACCTGGACTCGGTGCTGGGCGGCGACATGGATGACCTGCTCAAGGCCCTCCACGACGCGGAGCGCGCTGAGCGTCTTGAAGCCGAGTAG
- the prmC gene encoding peptide chain release factor N(5)-glutamine methyltransferase — MKPSSPTPAENSSPTLPDSVRTLGELFRYARRTLDDAALASPDADARALFAAAVDAGSADIIFRGDEPYTDEDGRKYLAEILARRVAREPLQHILGTAPMMSLELQVGPGVFVPRPETELLAQWAIDRARELVASGVVKPKIVDLCTGSGALALAIADAVPEADVVAVELSERARAWAAKNIETYGDGRVRLIAGDVTDVQLIDDGAELADWVGETDIVVSNPPYVPEDTEVTPEVRADPHSAVFGGDDGLDVIRPMMNLVDALVRSGGVIGIEHDDSSGDDVSSLLKDTWDYADVEVRRDFAGRDRFTVGRKNSS, encoded by the coding sequence TTGAAGCCGAGTAGCCCCACGCCCGCAGAAAATAGCTCGCCGACGTTACCGGATTCCGTCCGTACTCTCGGCGAGCTGTTTCGCTATGCGCGTCGCACGCTTGACGACGCGGCGCTGGCTTCTCCGGATGCCGACGCACGGGCGCTATTTGCAGCCGCAGTCGATGCGGGATCGGCAGACATTATCTTCCGCGGAGACGAACCGTACACCGATGAGGACGGTCGCAAGTATCTGGCCGAGATACTGGCCCGCAGAGTGGCTCGTGAGCCACTGCAGCACATCCTCGGTACGGCGCCGATGATGAGCCTGGAACTACAGGTCGGGCCCGGTGTTTTTGTACCCCGGCCGGAGACGGAACTGCTCGCGCAGTGGGCAATCGATCGAGCCCGTGAACTGGTCGCAAGTGGCGTCGTCAAGCCGAAAATCGTTGACTTGTGTACTGGATCCGGTGCGTTGGCGTTGGCGATCGCCGATGCCGTACCCGAAGCGGACGTGGTGGCTGTGGAGCTCTCTGAGCGGGCACGGGCGTGGGCTGCGAAGAATATCGAGACGTACGGCGATGGGCGTGTGCGTCTGATTGCTGGCGATGTCACGGATGTTCAGCTGATTGATGATGGCGCTGAGCTCGCAGATTGGGTAGGCGAGACCGACATTGTTGTGTCCAACCCTCCATATGTGCCCGAAGACACCGAGGTTACCCCCGAGGTGAGAGCTGATCCGCACTCTGCGGTCTTTGGCGGCGACGATGGGCTAGATGTCATTCGACCTATGATGAACCTAGTGGATGCGCTGGTGCGGTCGGGCGGAGTCATCGGCATTGAGCACGATGACTCTTCGGGAGACGATGTCAGTTCACTGCTGAAGGACACCTGGGATTACGCTGATGTAGAGGTCCGCCGTGACTTTGCAGGCCGTGATCGTTTTACGGTGGGACGCAAGAATTCATCTTAA
- a CDS encoding threonylcarbamoyl-AMP synthase, which produces MSRIMDCSTDENRERAIAAAVDAVKAGRLVVMPTDTVYGLGCDAFDNQAVASLLRAKHRGPDMPVPVLVGSWNTIEGLVREYSPAARTLVEAFWPGGLSLVVNQAPSLPWNLGDTAGTVMLRMPLHPIAIEILRRTGPMAVSSANISGQAPATNAVRAKQMLGGEAAVYVDGGEATIGTPSTIVDISTPVPRILREGAVSAAAVAEVLSTTPERLLGQ; this is translated from the coding sequence ATGAGCAGGATTATGGACTGCAGCACAGATGAAAACCGCGAACGCGCAATTGCAGCAGCAGTAGATGCTGTGAAGGCAGGACGGCTGGTCGTTATGCCTACCGATACCGTCTACGGCCTTGGCTGTGATGCCTTCGATAACCAAGCCGTTGCCTCCTTGCTGCGTGCCAAGCACCGCGGCCCGGATATGCCGGTACCGGTGCTGGTGGGTTCCTGGAACACGATTGAGGGGCTCGTCCGCGAATACTCACCAGCTGCTCGCACGCTGGTGGAGGCTTTCTGGCCGGGCGGACTGTCGCTGGTTGTGAACCAGGCACCGAGCTTGCCGTGGAACCTTGGTGATACTGCGGGTACGGTCATGCTGCGCATGCCGCTGCACCCAATCGCCATCGAGATTCTGCGCCGCACCGGTCCGATGGCAGTGTCCAGTGCGAACATCTCCGGCCAGGCACCGGCCACCAATGCCGTGCGTGCCAAGCAGATGTTGGGTGGGGAAGCGGCTGTATACGTCGACGGCGGCGAAGCCACGATTGGCACCCCATCGACGATTGTCGATATCTCGACTCCAGTGCCGCGGATTCTGCGCGAAGGCGCTGTGTCAGCAGCGGCGGTTGCCGAGGTATTGAGTACTACGCCCGAGCGACTGCTGGGGCAGTAG
- a CDS encoding undecaprenyl/decaprenyl-phosphate alpha-N-acetylglucosaminyl 1-phosphate transferase: MSLLAAQSGGAGVPIRELAMLVLVSAAVSYLLTGVVRYVLVRSGWLDAPRTRDVHDIPKPRLGGVAMYSGVVAAIALASVMPALNRGFPPMTPDMRAVVAAASLLLIVGIWDDLFDLDALTKLVGQVAAALLMSFMGVNWYLLYIPFSGGTTLILDPIMSTVLTVLFTVALINAFNFVDGIDGLAAGLGMIAAAAILVYSMVMLHDQGGTVSAYPPAMISACLLGACLGFLPHNFEPARIFMGDSGAMMIGLLLAAASVSASGRIAPSMYGTADVIALISPIVVVIAAISVPMLDLLLAVVRRVSQGKSPFSPDKMHIHHRLLSMGHSHRRVVLVLYLWVSVVAYAAVATTIFPFEFVALTFGVLLIIAVVFTLRRRNALADDRSRGARPRSGSGVRQVIRRRRGRRRYNLRP, translated from the coding sequence ATGAGCTTATTGGCAGCCCAGTCGGGTGGGGCAGGTGTGCCCATCCGCGAGCTCGCCATGCTCGTTTTAGTTTCCGCTGCTGTCAGCTATTTGCTCACTGGAGTAGTGCGTTATGTGCTGGTTCGCTCGGGCTGGTTGGATGCGCCCCGCACGCGCGATGTCCACGATATTCCGAAGCCCAGGCTCGGAGGCGTGGCGATGTACTCCGGGGTGGTCGCAGCTATCGCCCTTGCCTCGGTGATGCCGGCCCTCAACCGTGGTTTTCCGCCCATGACTCCAGATATGAGGGCAGTTGTGGCGGCCGCGTCGCTCTTGCTAATCGTCGGTATTTGGGATGACCTCTTTGACTTAGATGCCCTCACGAAGTTGGTGGGGCAGGTCGCGGCGGCACTTTTGATGTCATTTATGGGCGTCAACTGGTATCTGCTCTATATCCCTTTTAGTGGCGGTACTACGCTCATTCTCGATCCAATCATGTCCACAGTCTTGACTGTCCTATTTACTGTGGCATTGATTAACGCCTTCAACTTTGTTGACGGCATCGATGGTCTCGCAGCTGGACTCGGCATGATCGCCGCAGCTGCAATCCTTGTCTATTCGATGGTCATGCTCCATGACCAAGGCGGTACTGTCTCTGCCTATCCACCCGCGATGATTTCCGCGTGTCTCCTCGGCGCTTGTCTGGGCTTCTTGCCACACAACTTCGAACCCGCACGCATTTTCATGGGCGATTCCGGCGCCATGATGATCGGTTTGCTGCTCGCTGCTGCATCGGTGTCGGCGTCGGGTCGCATCGCGCCCTCCATGTACGGCACTGCCGACGTCATCGCTCTGATCTCGCCGATTGTGGTCGTCATCGCAGCAATTAGCGTGCCAATGCTCGACCTACTTCTCGCTGTTGTTCGCCGCGTCAGCCAGGGTAAGTCACCCTTCTCGCCCGACAAAATGCATATTCACCACCGCCTCCTGTCGATGGGGCACAGTCATCGCCGCGTGGTGCTAGTGCTTTACCTATGGGTGTCGGTCGTCGCGTACGCCGCCGTTGCCACCACCATTTTCCCCTTTGAATTCGTCGCTCTCACCTTCGGGGTCCTGCTTATCATCGCGGTTGTCTTCACCCTCCGTCGTCGCAATGCGCTTGCCGACGACCGTTCAAGGGGAGCGCGTCCCAGAAGTGGAAGTGGGGTCCGGCAGGTTATAAGACGTCGACGTGGACGCAGAAGGTACAATCTTCGACCGTGA
- the atpB gene encoding ATP synthase F0 subunit A, which produces MRGEFHSPNLQEEYFPGEQFGDFILGGSGDWYAMDRLMIVRLLMAVIVAVFFVVAMRRPKLVPTGLQNVAELMLDFVRIHIAEEILGKKEGRRFLPVLATIFFLVISMNIAAIIPGLNISPNARIGMPLVLALFAYVAFIYAGSKKMGFFKFVKSAVVIPNLPPVLHLIVVPIEIFSNFVLRPVTLTIRLMANMLAGHMVLVLLFGATNFFFWQLNGWTALSGLTLVAAVAFTLFEMLVIFLQAYIFALLSAVYIELSLHADEH; this is translated from the coding sequence ATGCGGGGTGAGTTTCACTCACCCAACTTGCAGGAGGAGTATTTCCCGGGTGAACAATTTGGCGACTTCATTCTAGGTGGCAGTGGCGACTGGTACGCCATGGACCGCCTGATGATTGTTCGTCTTTTGATGGCCGTGATCGTCGCCGTGTTCTTCGTCGTCGCAATGCGTCGTCCGAAGCTCGTGCCGACTGGTCTGCAGAACGTTGCGGAGTTGATGCTGGACTTCGTCCGCATCCACATCGCGGAGGAGATTCTGGGTAAGAAGGAGGGGCGTCGTTTCCTTCCGGTTCTGGCCACCATCTTCTTCCTTGTTATCTCGATGAATATTGCGGCTATTATTCCTGGCCTCAATATTTCGCCGAACGCCCGAATCGGTATGCCACTGGTTCTGGCCCTGTTCGCATACGTTGCCTTCATTTACGCGGGCTCGAAGAAGATGGGCTTCTTCAAGTTTGTGAAGTCGGCAGTCGTTATTCCGAACTTGCCACCGGTACTCCACCTCATCGTGGTGCCGATCGAGATTTTCTCCAACTTCGTTCTCCGCCCAGTTACGCTGACCATCCGTCTGATGGCCAACATGCTGGCGGGCCACATGGTTCTAGTCCTGCTTTTCGGTGCCACGAACTTCTTCTTCTGGCAGCTGAATGGTTGGACCGCCCTGTCCGGGTTGACCCTTGTCGCTGCGGTAGCATTCACGCTGTTCGAGATGCTGGTGATTTTCCTGCAGGCATACATCTTTGCCCTGCTGAGCGCCGTCTACATCGAACTGTCGCTGCACGCAGACGAGCACTAA
- a CDS encoding ATP synthase F0 subunit C — protein MNDVILSAQDAVQAVDTNAGLKTIGYGLSTLGPGLGIGIVAGKTVEGMARQPEMAGQLRTTMFLGIAFTEALALIGLVAGFVF, from the coding sequence ATGAACGACGTCATCCTCTCCGCCCAGGACGCTGTCCAGGCTGTCGACACCAACGCTGGCCTGAAGACCATCGGTTACGGTCTGTCCACCCTGGGCCCGGGCCTCGGTATCGGCATCGTCGCCGGCAAGACCGTTGAGGGTATGGCACGCCAGCCTGAGATGGCCGGCCAGCTGCGTACCACCATGTTCCTGGGTATCGCCTTCACTGAGGCTCTCGCCCTGATCGGCCTGGTCGCAGGCTTCGTTTTCTAA
- a CDS encoding F0F1 ATP synthase subunit B codes for MTDFTFLLAAGDLPMGESINPLLPKTYDIVWSVVPLVVILVLFWKLVLPKFQEVLTEREDRIEGGIERAEAAQAEAKAALEKYNSQLAEARTEAAKIRDEARAQGQRIIADATTKANDESARIIESGEKQLAAQREQVVAELRKEMGQNSINLAERLLGEQLSDDVRNSSTIDNFLSNLDTVAPAGK; via the coding sequence ATGACAGATTTCACCTTTTTGCTAGCGGCGGGTGACCTCCCGATGGGAGAGTCCATTAACCCGCTGCTGCCAAAGACCTATGACATCGTCTGGTCCGTTGTCCCGCTGGTAGTTATCCTGGTTCTCTTCTGGAAGCTCGTTCTTCCGAAGTTCCAGGAGGTCCTGACCGAGCGGGAGGACCGGATTGAGGGCGGCATTGAACGCGCTGAAGCTGCACAGGCTGAAGCCAAGGCCGCTCTGGAAAAGTACAACAGTCAGCTCGCAGAGGCCCGTACTGAAGCAGCAAAGATTCGCGACGAAGCCCGTGCACAGGGTCAGCGCATCATTGCAGACGCTACGACCAAGGCTAATGACGAGAGCGCACGAATCATCGAGTCCGGTGAGAAGCAGCTCGCTGCCCAGCGTGAGCAGGTAGTCGCAGAGCTGCGCAAGGAAATGGGCCAGAACTCCATCAATCTCGCTGAGCGCCTTCTGGGCGAGCAGCTTTCCGACGACGTTCGTAACTCGTCGACGATTGACAACTTCTTGTCCAACCTTGACACCGTGGCCCCGGCCGGAAAGTAG